Part of the Brassica oleracea var. oleracea cultivar TO1000 chromosome C8, BOL, whole genome shotgun sequence genome is shown below.
AACATAGGCAGCCAGTGCAAACGTCTCTGCACCCCGCAAAACTCCTCAAACATAGGCAGCCAGTGCAAACGTCTCTGCACCCCGCAAAACTCCTCAAACATAGGCAGCCAGTGCAAACGTCTCTGCACCCCGCAAAACTCCTCAAACATAGGCAGCCAGTGCAAACGTCTCTGCACCCCGCAAAACTCCTCAAACATAGGCAGCCAGTGCAAACGTCTCTGCACCCCGCAAAACTCCTCAAACATAGGCAGCCAGTGCAAACGTCTCTGCACCCCGCAAATCTCCAAAACATGGACTCGCATATATATACATATATATAACAATTCTTAACATCAATCATTTCAATCAACCGTTGAATCCTCTATTATCCTATTTCCGGTTTAACAATCAATAATAATAATAAACAAGCAAGACTCTCAAACAGACTCGATTCACAGAGACGGATCATGTTTCGAAACTAAACTTTCCATAACGGTAGTACTAAACTAGCTCGGGATTTAACGGAGTAGCCCTCACCTTAGCAATGAAGAGAAGTGGTATATATGAACTCCAGCTGCTCAAATGGACTCCAAATCTGAAATCAGATCGAAATTTCAAGTCAGAACGCCTTTCGAACGGTTTAAAACGGATATTTACGGAAAAGTCAACCCGCTGGTCAAAGATCAATTATTTAATTAATTAATTAATTGATTAATTAATTAATTAATCCGGTTTATCCTAACCGATTTCCAATTGATTTTAACCGACCGGTTTAACCTAACNNNNNNNNNNNNNNNNNNNNNNNNNNNNNNNNNNNNNNNNNNNNNNNNNNNNNNNNNNNNNNNNNNNNNNNNNNNNNNNNNNNNNNNNNNNNNNNNNNNNNNNNNNNNNNNNNNNNNNNNNNNNNNNNNNNNNNNNNNNNNNNNNNNNNNNNNNNNNNNNNNNNNNNNNNNNNNNNNNNNNNNNNNNNNNNNNNNNNNNNNNNNNNNNNNNNNNNNNNNNNNNNNNNNNNNNNNNNNNNNNNNNNNNNNNNNNNNNNNNNNNNNNNNNNNNNNNNNNNNNNNNNNNNNNNNNNNNNNNNNNNNNNNNNNNNNNNNNNNNNNNNNNNNNNNNNNNNNNNNNNNNNNNNNNNNNNNNNNNNNNNNNNNNNNNNNNNNNNNNNNNNNNNNNNNNNNNNNNNNNNNNNNNNNNNNNNNNNNNNNNNNNNNNNNNNNNNNNNNNNNNNNNNNNNNNNNNNNNNNNNNNNNNNNNNNNNNNNNNNNNNNNNNNNNNNNNNNNNNNNNNNNNNNNNNNNNNNNNNNNNNNNNNNNNNNNNNNNNNNNNNNNNNNNNNNNNNNNNNNNNNNNNNNNNNNNNNNNNNNNNNNNNNNNNNNNNNNNNNNNNNNNNNNNNNNNNNNNNNNNNNNNNNNNNNNNNNNNNNNNNNNNNNNNNNNNNNNNNNNNNNNNNNNNNNNNNNNNNNNNNNNNNNNNNNNNNNNNNNNNNNNNNNNNNNNNNNNNNNNNNNNNNNNNNNNNNNNNNNNNNNNNNNNNNNNNNNNNNNNNNNNNNNNNNNNNNNNNNNNNNNNNNNNNNNNNNNNNNNNNNNNNNNNNNNNNNNNNNNNNNNNNNNNNNNNNNNNNNNNNNNNNNNNNNNNNNNNNNNNNNNNNNNNNNNNNNNNNNNNNNNNNNNNNNNNNNNNNNNNNNNNNNNNNNNNNNNNNNNNNNNNNNNNNNNNNNNNNNNNNNNNNNNNNNNNNNNNNNNNNNNNNNNNNNNNNNNNNNNNNNNNNNNNNNNNNNNNNNNNNNNNNNNNNNNNNNNNNNNNNNNNNNNNNNNNNNNNNNNNNNNNNNNNNNNNNNNNNNNNNNNNNNNNNNNNNNNNNNNNNNNNNNNNNNNNNNNNNNNNNNNNNNNNNNNNNNNNNNNNNNNNNNNNNNNNNNNNNNNNNNNNNNNNNNNNNNNNNNNNNNNNNNNNNNNNNNNNNNNNNNNNNNNNNNNNNNNNNNNNNNNNNNNNNNNNNNNNNNNNNNNNNNNNNNNNNNNNNNNNNNNNNNNNNNNNNNNNNNNNNNNNNNNNNNNNNNNNNNNNNNNNNNNNNNNNNNNNNNNNNNNNNNNNNNNNNNNNNNNNNNNNNNNNNNNNNNNNNNNNNNNNNNNNNNNNNNNNNNNNNNNNNNNNNNNNNNNNNNNNNNNNNNNNNNNNNNNNNNNNNNNNNNNNNNNNNNNNNNNNNNNNNNNNNNNNNNNNNNNNNNNNNNNNNNNNNNNNNNNNNNNNNNNNNNNNNNNNNNNNNNNNNNNNNNNNNNNNNNNNNNNNNNNNNNNNNNNNNNNNNNNNNNNNNNNNNNNNNNNNNNNNNNNNNNNNNNNNNNNNNNNNNNNNNNNNNNNNNNNNNNNNNNNNNNNNNNNNNNNNNNNNNNNNNNNNNNNNNNNNNNNNNNNNNNNNNNNNNNNNNNNNNNNNNNNNNNNNNNNNNNNNNNNNNNNNNNNNNNNNNNNNNNNNNNNNNNNNNNNNNNNNNNNNNNNNNNNNNNNNNNNNNNNNNNNNNNNNNNNNNNNNNNNNNNNNNNNNNNNNNNNNNNNNNNNNNNNNNNNNNNNNNNNNNNNNNNNNNNNNNNNNNNNNNNNNNNNNNNNNNNNNNNNNNNNNNNNNNNNNNNNNNNNNNNNNNNNNNNNNNNNNNNNNNNNNNNNNNNNNNNNNNNNNNNNNNNNNNNNNNNNNNNNNNNNNNNNNNNNNNNNNNNNNNNNNNNNNNNNNNNNNNNNNNNNNNNNNNNNNNNNNNNNNNNNNNNNNNNNNNNNNNNNNNNNNNNNNNNNNNNNNNNNNNNNNNNNNNNNNNNNNNNNNNNNNNNNNNNNNNNNNNNNNNNNNNNNNNNNNNNNNNNNNNNNNNNNNNNNNNNNNNNNNNNNNNNNNNNNNNNNNNNNNNNNNNNNNNNNNNNNNNNNNNNNNNNNNNNNNNNNNNNNNNNNNNNNNNNNNNNNNNNNNNNNNNNNNNNNNNNNNNNNNNNNNNNNNNNNNNNNNNNNNNNNNNNNNNNNNNNNNNNNNNNNNNNNNNNNNNNNNNNNNNNNNNNNNNNNNNNNNNNNNNNNNNNNNNNNNNNNNNNNNNNNNNNNNNNNNNNNNNNNNNNNNNNNNNNNNNNNNNNNNNNNNNNNNNNNNNNNNNNNNNNNNNNNNNNNNNNNNNNNNNNNNNNNNNNNNNNNNNNNNNNNNNNNNNNNNNNNNNNNNNNNNNNNNNNNNNNNNNNNNNNNNNNNNNNNNNNNNNNNNNNNNNNNNNNNNNNNNNNNNNNNNNNNNNNNNNNNNNNNNNNNNNNNNNNNNNNNNNNNNNNNNNNNNNNNNNNNNNNNNNNNNNNNNNNNNNNNNNNNNNNNNNNNNNNNNNNNNNNNNNNNNNNNNNNNNNNNNNNNNNNNNNNNNNNNNNNNNNNNNNNNNNNNNNNNNNNNNNNNNNNNNNNNNNNNNNNNNNNNNNNNNNNNNNNNNNNNNNNNNNNNNNNNNNNNNNNNNNNNNNNNNNNNNNNNNNNNNNNNNNNNNNNNNNNNNNNNNNNNNNNNNNNNNNNNNNNNNNNNNNNNNNNNNNNNNNNNNNNNNNNNNNNNNNNNNNNNNNNNNNNNNNNNNNNNNNNNNNNNNNNNNNNNNNNNNNNNNNNNNNNNNNNNNNNNNNNNNNNNNNNNNNNNNNNNNNNNNNNNNNNNNNNNNNNNNNNNNNNNNNNNNNNNNNNNNNNNNNNNNNNNNNNNNNNNNNNNNNNNNNNNNNNNNNNNNNNNNNNNNNNNNNNNNNNNNNNNNNNNNNNNNNNNNNNNNNNNNNNNNNNNNNNNNNNNNNNNNNNNNNNNNNNNNNNNNNNNNNNNNNNNNNNNNNNNNNNNNNNNNNNNNNNNNNNNNNNNNNNNNNNNNNNNNNNNNNNNNNNNNNNNNNNNNNNNNNNNNNNNNNNNNNNNNNNNNNNNNNNNNNNNNNNNNNNNNNNNNNNNNNNNNNNNNNNNNNNNNNNNNNNNNNNNNNNNNNNNNNNNNNNNNNNNNNNNNNNNNNNNNNNNNNNNNNNNNNNNNNNNNNNNNNNNNNNNNNNNNNNNNNNNNNNNNNNNNNNNNNNNNNNNNNNNNNNNNNNNNNNNNNNNNNNNNNNNNNNNNNNNNNNNNNNNNNNNNNNNNNNNNNNNNNNNNNNNNNNNNNNNNNNNNNNNNNNNNNNNNNNNNNNNNNNNNNNNNNNNNNNNNNNNNNNNNNNNNNNNNNNNNNNNNNNNNNNNNNNNNNNNNNNNNNNNNNNNNNNNNNNNNNNNNNNNNNNNNNNNNNNNNNNNNNNNNNNNNNNNNNNNNNNNNNNNNNNNNNNNNNNNNNNNNNNNNNNNNNNNNNNNNNNNNNNNNNNNNNNNNNNNNNNNNNNNNNNNNNNNNNNNNNNNNNNNNNNNNNNNNNNNNNNNNNNNNNNNNNNNNNNNNNNNNNNNNNNNNNNNNNNNNNNNNNNNNNNNNNNNNNNNNNNNNNNNNNNNNNNNNNNNNNNNNNCTCTCTCTCTCTCTCTCTCTCTCTCTCTCTCTCTCTCTCTCTCTCTCTCTCTCTCTCTCTCTCTCTCTCTCTCTAAAGAAAAATGACTTGACCCTTGGGCAAAGCCTAGGGTTGGGGTCATTACAAGCACTGCCCCCAATGTGCTAGCTGTGAGTAGCTCACAAGGCTGTGACCGTCTTGGCTCAAGTCTATGCCCATGAAGCTACTGTGTGTGTACCATATGATGAATACTCCCACAGTTTCAACTCCCACATACATACCAATCACCTGTTTGATAAGTTAACATATTAAAAGTTAGAATCAAGAAATAATCCTCAGAAGATGAACAAGTGAGAGAAAAAGGTCATTGTATACCATATAACAGAAGAGGATCCAGGGAGTGATTAGCGAGTCATCGCTTCTGCAAGGAGGCTTCTTCATAATATCCTTTTCAGGGGGATTGAATCCAAGAATTGTAGCTGGAGGACCGTCTGTTACGAGATTCACCCACAGAAGCTGAACTGGGATCATGCCTTCTGGGATTCCAAGAGCAGCTGTCAAGAATATCGATGCAACCTCACCAATGTTGGAAGAGATCATGTACCTTTCATTCATCATAGTCAGATTAATAGGATCAATATATTTTTATATACCTCAAGCCACCAATATGAGTAACAATAGAAGAATCGCCTGATGAAAGCCTTCATGTTGTTATAGATGGATGTGCCTTCACCAACAGCTGCAACGATTGTGCTGAAATTATCATCTGCTAGCACCATGTCAGAAGCCTCCTTTGCTACCTGCGAACATAACCCCAGAGCTTTAGAAAGCTAATAGAGACATAATCATCCCGTTTTTGCAGGTGAGAGAGAAGAGAGAGGAATACATCTGTGCCGGCAATGCCCATAGCAACTCCTATATCAGCCAACTCCAGTGCAGGAGCATCATTGATTCCATCTCCAGTCATGGCAACCACTTCTCCATCTTCTTTGAGTAACCTAACAATCTCTTGTTTGTGCTTTGGTTCAGCCCTCGAGAACAAGAGCCCTCCAGTTTGTCTTAGATGATTCTTCTGATCTTGAACATCCATAAACTCTTTTCCAGTCAAGCTTCTTGAAGAGATATCCTCATTTTCTTTGAATACTCCAATTTCACGGCAGATTGCTTCAGCAGTGCTCTTGTTGTCTCCGGTAATGACCATGACTCGGATACCTGATGTTCTGCAGTCTATGATGCGCCCAAAGGAACGATCACTTTGACCGGTAAGGAAAGATATGGACTCGATCCGTGAGGAAGGAGAACTGATGGAATGAACGGTGACACAAAGGGTTGCGGATGGCCCAATGATACTACCAGAGTGCTTGATTGTCGCCTGATATGACTCACAGGTCTGACAAGGAAGCAAACTCGATCTGTTGCCGGATATGACGCACCGGTGCAACAAGAAAGAGGCGTTAACTTGGAGCTAACCACACCAAGAAAACTTAAGAAATGTTCAACGAAGAACAGAGAGAATAAACTCATAAAAAGGAGGAAAAAATATGTTTTATTTCGTGGCTTATGAGCCATATATATAGGATTTGTAGTCAAAGAAAGCCATAAACAATTATGGGAAATACAAACCTAGGAAAAGACAACATTGACTAGAAAATAATAAAGGGAGTCAAAGTTGGTGAAATTGATGAAGACTGGGCAAAGTGACTTCTCCTTCTGTCCAGGTTCATTCTGGTCGTGCTGGTACTTGGTGTAAGGATCAGGACGTGATCAGGATGATCCACACGGCCTGTCGGGTGATTAACACGAACGGACTGAACTATCGGATGATCTGCTGAACCAAGTTGTTTACTATTGTGAAACAAGTCCTTTGACAGCTCAAGTATCCATGTCTTAGTGAAATATGAAAGATAAAAATCCATCATAGGGTCGGACACTGAAGCAAGAACTTCAGTACAGCCTTCGGGACACGCGGGACACACCAAAAGGGCCATAAAGGAAAATCTGTGAACATCTTTGGATTCTTCTCGTTCCAAGTGGATTCTGATTTGACGATCAGTCTTAGAATGTTGAAATGGTTGGGAAAGAAGTGATGTGGGTCGATCATTCTATCTCTAGGTCGTGGTTCAAGACTGAGCTCCATTACGGGCGTATGTGGGTCGATGCAGTGGACAGCACGTGCGGTACGGTCGGGGTGATCGGATGGGACGGGATGGGACGGTATGGACGGTCTGATCAGCACGATCCATTGGGAAATTATGATCAGCATGGACGGAATGATCAGATGGACTATCACATGCAGCAAGACTGGCATGATCCGACATGAAAACGTCGGTTTGGTCGAGCTGGTTGACAAGAACGCCACCTTGGGCCGTATCCATGATCCGAGCCGGTCGATGCTCGATCTGGGTCACATCATACTCTCCCTCTTCAAAAGGATTTGTCCTCAATCCATTGTACCTATATCAAAAGGAAAGAAATTAGATACAAAAGAATTAAAACTCAAGGGAAATTCAATGAATGAAATGATTGGACAGAAACATCCTTGGAGTTTTGAAGTCGTTTTCATCAAGTAATTCCAAGTCCTTTGGCGTCCATCATTGCTTGCTCTCCTTGGGAAATGATCATGTTTATCCTGTTCATTTTAAACAACTAGAGAAACCACATCAAATCTGATAAAGAAATAATCAAAGGGTTTCTCTATCCTTAAGACATCAAAAACATGATCCAAACTCTTAGGATAATCTTCAAGCACGTGGGCAAGCATTAAGCAAGTAAACTGATCACCAAAAATTGGTTTATCAATTTTAAAATTAGGCCAAGCTGTGAAACGGTTAGGGAAAGAAAGTGACAATGCCAAATCTGAAAAATTATCATCATGAACGAAATCAAATTGATTCTTTGGCCTAAGTAATTTTGGTTCATACATTTTTCTACACCAAATCTTTTTCAAAGCACAGCTTAAGTAAAACAATTCATGAAAAAGTTTAAGCAATATGTTTTTCAACCAAGTAAAGATGTGTTTTCTTTTGGAAATTCTCGGATTCAAAACGTTTTCATGATGAGCAGAGACAATCACAACCCATCATCCTTACAGTACTTTTGGTTTGGACAGGAGGTTGACTGAGGCAACACCTTTGGTTCATGGAGGATCAGTTTTGGCTCAGGCCGCTTCTTTCTTGGGCCTGAATCTCCTTTAGAAGTCTGGTACTCGCGGATAGACGGGCTGGATAACCTCCGGTTTGAAAATTCATAACTCCTTCCTCTATGAATATTTTCAAGTGATTCCAAGCCTCAGTGAAACCTTGGTGAGTTGGATTTCCAGGGAAATTGGATTCATGATAAAAGACCTTCTGAATGTTGAGATATCCATTTTGGACTGAACCCCTGTCGCTGGCATCTCCAAGGTAGCCGGTTTGGACCACAAAGCTTCTCCAAATCTCAGGCTGTTGGGCACGATCAATGCGTTCATTTCTCAGAAGCTGAACCTCTCTTTCCTGGGTACTCAAAACAAACACTAAAAGACTAGGATCAAATGTGCAAGACAAATACTTGTTCAAATCAAAAATCAAGATGTCTTCTCCAAGAACAAGTAGCACACATTTCAGCTTGTCAAGATGCACATCAAAGTAGACATTACAAACCAGAATTTTATCAAGATATGCAACAATAGTATTCATTTACAAGACGTGCATTTCCTGCTCAACATCTGAACACACAAGCTTAAGTTCAGATTGAGAATCAACTATTAAAGACTCAAGATGTTTTTCAAAGAAAGTGTTGTAAACCNNNNNNNNNNNNNNNNNNNNNNNNNNNNNNNNNNNNNNNNNNNNNNNNNNNNNNNNNNNNNNNNNNNNTTAACAAACATATCAGGCTGAGAATTAAGAAAATCAGATTGCTCACAGTGCTCTTGAAGTTCAAAAGACAAAGGGGCAGGAGTTGTGCCGGGATCAAAGCAAAGATGGCTCTCCATAGCGATGGATGTGATGTTTGTTGCTCCTTCATCAAAGACTGGACCAGGTTCGTCCTCCTCATCAAAGATATGATCTAGATCTTCATAAAAAGATATCCTAGTGGCAGGACGTGGTCCTTGATGTGGTAAATATAGTGGCTCTTCCTCAAAAACCTGTGGAGACAAAACAAGACTACTCGGATGCTCCGGTTGCAAAATGGTTAGTTCTACAATAGCCTATTTAATATCAGTTAGAAACTCAGGTTCAAGAGAAGGAAGATCATATTTATTCTCACAAGTCATCAAGCTTTCAATTGGCACTTCATCAGATTCATCAAAGATGGGTAAAGAATCCGAAAAATCATTAAACTCTTCAACATGGGATTCAGATTTACCTTTAGGTTTTTCACTGGTGAATAATGATGTCTCAGCTACAGGTGCACGTGTGGATGTGCTCTTCTTATGGCTCTTGCTGATGTCTTTGAGGGCTTTCACCATTCCCTTCTCAAAGTTGTCACAGATTTCTTGGACATCAAACTGAAGTAATCGCCTTTTTGGATCAGCCACATCTCTAGTTGTTTTGCTCCTTATGTCTGGCCTTTCCTGCACACTAACAAAATCATCAAAATTATTCAAAGAATATTTAAATGGAGATTGAGAGATAATTTGTCATGGGGATTTCTCCTTGCTACTTCTCCTTTTAAGATCGATCATCTTATCCTGAAAAATCTCAACACAAAAGGTTAACATATAACAAATCCTCACTCTCAAGTGTTTAGATCTCACCCACTCAAGTGTTTCCCTCAGATTTAGGTGATCACACACGAGCTTCTTCTCAAGGTTCTAAGAGAACAGATCAAGGATTCCCAATGGGTAGATCCAAGCAAACAATGGTTTTTTTTTTGTAAAGAGAGAAAGATAAGAGATTTAGCTTTTGGAATCCGCTTTAACCACCTCTAAAGCTAGATTTCTCCTCAGCCAGCAGGCTTACTCTTCCACCACCAATCCACAATCGAAAACTTTTGATTTTTTTTTTTTATATTTGGATCTTTTTTATATATATATATGGATGGTAAAGAGGGGCCCGGATTCAAGAAAGATAGAAGGAGAATTTTGTGAAGAAAATGGTAGATGAGAAAGATGGAATGAAAATAGATACCGGAAGAGTGGCTCTGATACCACTTGATGCGCCCTAAGGAACGATCACTCGACCGGTAAGGAAAAATATGGACTCGATCCGTGAGGAAGGAGAACTGATGGAATGAACGGTGACACAAAGGGTTGCGGATGGCCCAATGATACTACCAGGGTGCTTGATTATCGCTTGATATGACTCACAGATCCGACAATGAAGCAAACTCGATCTGTTGCCGGATGTGACACACCGGTCCAACAAGAAAGAGGCGTTAACTTGGAGCTAACCACACCAATAAAACTTAAGAAATGTTCAACGAAGAACAGAGAGAATAAACTCATAAAAAGGGGAAAACAATCTGTTTTATTTCGTGGATTATGAGCCATATATATAGGATTTGTAGTCAAAGAAAGCCATAAACAATTATGGGAAATACAAACCTAGGAAAAGACAACATTGACTAGAAAATAATAAAGGGAGTCAAAGTTGGTGAAATTGATGAAGACTGGTCAAAGTGACTTCTCCTTCTGTCCAGGTTCATTCTGGTCGTGCTGGTA
Proteins encoded:
- the LOC106308398 gene encoding calcium-transporting ATPase 4, endoplasmic reticulum-type-like encodes the protein MVITGDNKSTAEAICREIGVFKENEDISSRSLTGKEFMDVQDQKNHLRQTGGLLFSRAEPKHKQEIVRLLKEDGEVVAMTGDGINDAPALELADIGVAMGIAGTDVAKEASDMVLADDNFSTIVAAVGEGTSIYNNMKAFIRYMISSNIGEVASIFLTAALGIPEGMIPVQLLWVNLVTDGPPATILGFNPPEKDIMKKPPCRSDDSLITPWILFCYMVIGMYVGVETVGVFIIWYTHSSFMGIDLSQDGHSLCSSWEGFKVSPFTAGTHTFSFDTNPCEYFHQGKIKASTLPLSVLVAIEMFNSLNALSEDGSLVMMPLWVNPWLLLAMVVSFGLHFVILYVPFLAQVFGIVPLSLNEWPLVLVVSLPVILIDEVLKFVGRLTSGYRYSPRTPSAKQKTE